In one window of Candidatus Cloacimonadota bacterium DNA:
- the ispG gene encoding flavodoxin-dependent (E)-4-hydroxy-3-methylbut-2-enyl-diphosphate synthase: protein MTEIRRRKTRALQLGMLQIGNGAPISIQSMLSVKTSKVDDAKKQIRRLISAGCDIIRFSVMDADDATAIKYFSKEFKVPFVADIHYDYKLAIAAIEQGIDGLRINPGNIGSRQGVENLVAVARERKIPIRIGVNSGSLPKDLLAKYGHGAQAMVEAALSHVKILEDLGYYEIKISVKASHIPLMLQSYRELSRHCDYPLHLGVTEAGTLLSGSIKSAMGLGILLNEGIGDTLRVSLSDDPVQEVYVARQILIGLGLRKGLQIVSCPTCGRTRINLISLAQQVEIALQEFKDKELTVAVMGCAVNGPGEAKEADFGIAGGNKEGLIFAHGEIIQKVPEDKLLECLVKLVRNSL, encoded by the coding sequence ATGACCGAGATAAGACGGCGAAAAACCCGCGCTCTACAATTGGGCATGCTGCAAATTGGAAATGGTGCACCAATCTCAATTCAAAGCATGTTAAGCGTTAAAACCAGCAAGGTGGATGATGCAAAAAAGCAGATTAGGAGATTGATCTCTGCCGGGTGTGATATAATCCGTTTTTCGGTAATGGATGCCGATGATGCTACAGCGATCAAATACTTTAGTAAAGAATTTAAGGTGCCTTTTGTTGCCGATATCCATTACGATTATAAATTGGCTATTGCCGCTATTGAACAGGGAATTGACGGTTTGCGCATCAATCCCGGTAATATCGGCTCCCGTCAAGGCGTGGAAAACCTTGTTGCGGTAGCTCGCGAGCGCAAGATCCCGATTCGTATTGGCGTAAATAGCGGATCGCTGCCCAAAGACCTTTTAGCAAAATATGGGCACGGGGCTCAGGCAATGGTGGAAGCAGCACTTTCACATGTGAAAATCCTTGAAGACCTTGGCTATTATGAAATCAAGATTTCCGTAAAAGCTTCCCATATCCCGCTGATGTTGCAAAGCTATCGAGAACTAAGCCGACACTGCGATTATCCCTTGCATCTGGGTGTAACTGAGGCGGGAACATTGCTTTCGGGAAGCATAAAAAGTGCAATGGGCTTAGGAATACTGCTAAACGAGGGCATTGGCGATACTCTGCGCGTATCGCTTAGCGATGACCCCGTCCAGGAAGTATATGTGGCAAGGCAAATCCTGATTGGACTGGGCTTGCGTAAGGGACTGCAAATAGTATCGTGCCCAACTTGCGGTCGTACCCGAATCAATCTTATTTCTCTGGCACAACAAGTAGAAATAGCCCTCCAAGAATTTAAGGATAAAGAACTTACCGTGGCAGTAATGGGTTGCGCAGTAAACGGACCCGGAGAAGCAAAAGAAGCAGATTTTGGCATTGCTGGGGGCAACAAAGAGGGGCTCATCTTTGCTCACGGAGAAATTATCCAAAAAGTGCCGGAAGATAAATTGCTCGAGTGTTTGGTAAAACTCGTCCGGAACAGCTTGTAA